One genomic segment of Candidatus Krumholzibacteriia bacterium includes these proteins:
- a CDS encoding TonB family protein → MGRLAIATIAAVGVGLLVSLLGPDANPDGDWYVHTGVQGEVRVLDAIEVVPDEDPVTMREARRMAGATQGVRSPITEKVVNPDNPTPVSPEQPLGREDASPDVMRRVDPEARVALQEDEYVEMNRPSQQSEDFVVLHSVEPRYPPDAPPALRTRDVVVRVNMYVDETGHVTHAYVDRNEGGPRFETAVIEAVTQWVYRPFEHEGEPSGFWDTIYFVFRVGPGAEIRPNELPMRG, encoded by the coding sequence GTGGGACGGCTGGCGATCGCCACGATCGCAGCCGTTGGTGTCGGGCTCCTGGTGTCGTTGCTCGGCCCCGACGCGAATCCCGACGGCGACTGGTACGTGCACACCGGCGTCCAGGGCGAGGTGCGTGTTCTCGATGCGATCGAAGTCGTCCCCGACGAGGATCCGGTGACCATGCGCGAGGCACGGCGCATGGCCGGTGCGACGCAAGGCGTTCGATCGCCGATCACCGAGAAGGTCGTCAATCCCGACAACCCCACCCCCGTGTCGCCCGAGCAACCCCTCGGGCGTGAAGACGCATCTCCCGACGTGATGCGCCGCGTCGATCCCGAGGCCCGCGTCGCGCTGCAGGAAGACGAGTACGTGGAGATGAACCGCCCCTCGCAGCAGAGCGAGGACTTCGTCGTCCTGCACTCCGTGGAGCCGCGCTATCCACCCGACGCGCCGCCGGCGCTGCGCACCCGCGACGTCGTGGTCCGCGTGAACATGTACGTGGACGAGACCGGTCACGTCACCCACGCCTACGTCGATCGCAACGAAGGCGGGCCCCGCTTCGAGACGGCGGTGATCGAGGCGGTCACCCAGTGGGTCTACCGCCCGTTCGAACACGAGGGCGAGCCGAGCGGCTTCTGGGACACGATCTACTTCGTGTTCCGTGTGGGCCCCGGTGCGGAGATCCGACCGAACGAACTGCCGATGCGCGGCTGA
- a CDS encoding penicillin-binding protein activator: protein MSRLALMGLLAVAVVSGCTSPPGRRGAITGELDPATQREAATSYRALLTDPAYEDALALREAGLIWLDRYAGARNEDHVLLLTGRAAARTGDLDLAVRLFDRLGRLYPESEYLAESRWSQAVVAKDLGRWLDEADALVRFYEAAESEDPRRVEARERLRTLLEETLATDQIEELWERHPRSVIGSTAAWIVAQRRYEEGEAPERVVERLERFVRQYPRSRFVEDARALIAEIGQDFGIDAADDLDVGLADRIGLLAPLSGPNAVLGQAMFDGAMLAVEEHNRATGENVQLVALDTRSDEVVAVKAARRLIENDNVIAVVGALLSSTTVPVATLCQERGVPLISPTATKETITELGEFVFQTTLTDDVETAMLARAGVEALRRTRYGILYPQGADGELLADRFAADVQRLGGRVVVRRPFDPSATDFRGVMREIRAFAPEALFVPAGTRVMRLIAPQLVFHDVRAQLLGMSSWDNQLLTREVGPSMHRAIFPSSAALISESDEAHFDTLWSRRHRATPRNPNGIDLKTYYAVRRVIAGLDRESGNTRTRLRDRVETGLMAGSVEEADGARGLERLRMIEDSEVAAFPVELFPAGAPAPAPSDTLRVPFGDDFESR, encoded by the coding sequence ATGAGCCGCCTGGCCCTGATGGGCCTGCTCGCGGTCGCCGTCGTGTCGGGCTGCACCAGCCCGCCCGGGCGGCGGGGGGCGATCACCGGAGAGCTCGATCCGGCGACCCAGCGCGAAGCGGCGACGTCCTACCGGGCGCTCCTCACCGATCCCGCCTACGAGGACGCCCTGGCCCTGCGCGAGGCCGGTCTGATCTGGCTCGATCGCTACGCGGGTGCCCGGAACGAGGACCACGTCCTGCTGCTGACCGGCCGGGCCGCGGCGCGCACGGGAGATCTCGACCTGGCGGTGCGCCTGTTCGATCGTCTGGGGCGGTTGTACCCCGAGTCCGAGTACCTGGCCGAGAGCCGCTGGAGCCAGGCGGTGGTCGCGAAGGATCTCGGACGATGGCTCGACGAGGCCGACGCCCTGGTGCGTTTCTACGAAGCGGCGGAGTCGGAAGACCCGCGCCGTGTCGAGGCACGGGAGCGACTGCGCACCCTGCTCGAGGAGACCCTCGCCACCGACCAGATCGAAGAACTCTGGGAGCGCCATCCGCGCTCGGTGATCGGAAGCACGGCGGCCTGGATCGTGGCGCAGCGGCGCTACGAGGAGGGCGAGGCCCCCGAGCGCGTCGTGGAGCGTCTCGAGCGGTTCGTCCGCCAGTATCCCCGCAGCCGGTTCGTGGAGGATGCCCGTGCCCTGATCGCCGAGATCGGTCAGGACTTTGGCATCGACGCCGCCGATGATCTGGACGTGGGACTCGCCGATCGCATCGGTCTGCTCGCGCCGCTCTCGGGACCCAACGCCGTGCTCGGACAGGCCATGTTCGACGGCGCCATGCTCGCGGTCGAGGAGCACAATCGCGCCACCGGCGAGAACGTGCAGCTGGTGGCCCTGGACACGCGGAGCGACGAGGTCGTGGCCGTGAAGGCCGCGCGGCGCCTGATCGAGAACGACAACGTGATCGCCGTCGTGGGCGCCCTCCTGTCGTCGACGACGGTTCCCGTCGCCACGCTGTGCCAGGAACGCGGCGTGCCGCTGATCTCGCCGACGGCGACCAAGGAAACCATCACCGAACTCGGCGAGTTCGTCTTCCAGACCACGCTGACCGACGACGTCGAGACCGCCATGCTGGCCCGGGCCGGGGTGGAGGCGCTGCGACGTACCCGGTACGGCATCCTGTACCCGCAGGGCGCCGACGGGGAGCTGCTCGCCGACCGGTTCGCGGCCGACGTGCAGCGTCTGGGCGGCCGCGTGGTGGTGCGCCGTCCCTTCGATCCCAGCGCCACGGACTTCCGTGGCGTCATGCGGGAGATCCGCGCGTTCGCGCCCGAGGCCTTGTTCGTGCCGGCCGGCACGCGGGTCATGCGTCTGATCGCGCCCCAGCTCGTGTTCCACGACGTGCGCGCCCAACTGCTGGGCATGTCGAGCTGGGACAACCAACTGCTCACGCGCGAGGTGGGTCCGAGCATGCACCGGGCGATCTTCCCGAGCAGCGCGGCGCTGATCTCGGAGTCCGACGAGGCGCACTTCGACACCCTGTGGTCGCGACGCCACCGTGCCACGCCGCGGAATCCGAACGGCATCGATCTGAAGACCTACTACGCGGTGCGCCGGGTGATCGCCGGTCTGGACCGCGAGAGCGGCAACACCCGGACCCGGCTGCGCGACCGCGTCGAGACCGGTCTCATGGCGGGATCGGTGGAGGAGGCCGACGGAGCGCGCGGACTGGAGCGTCTGCGCATGATCGAGGACAGCGAGGTGGCGGCCTTCCCGGTCGAACTGTTCCCCGCCGGAGCCCCGGCGCCGGCCCCGTCGGACACCCTGCGCGTGCCCTTCGGCGACGACTTCGAGTCACGCTGA